aGAAAAAATCAGATCCTTAATTTTATGTATTTTACTGTTAGCTATGGACAGTAGTTCTAATAGAATTGATTGGCAGGTTCACTTGCGAGGCGccaaagatatttttttcaaatatttgaagATCAACTCACAGACAGCTGGCATCCAAACATTAGAAACTTTGGCATTATCCAAGTCATGGTTTGCAGCCATTGAAATTGTTGCCCTTTTAACAACAAATTACCAAGGGTCCAATGATTCTAACGCTGAATTAGATGAAATGTTAAACGTTGGATCATTTAGCCCCAATGCAGAAATTCTATATAAAATGAATTTATTAACTGATAATGGGTACAACGTATTTCTAGGGGTTTCTACCGAGTATATAGAGTTTTCTAAAAATGTAATCAAATTTAGAGGATCAAAAGATCAAAAAGATCCGTATAGTGatcattttttgttaatatgCAGCATGGTTCAGTCTTGTAGAGACTTCAATTTAATTCCAAATAATTTTGGGAAACTAATAGAACAGGATTATATTAAATCGTTTAATGAGTGCAAGAACCTGGATTCTATCTACTTACAGAGCATTATTCGGGTAAAAGGTGAGTATTACTCTTTTTACGATGTAGTACAACAAATACATGTGGAAGcactttttaaaacatatttagatactttaaatttgaaagaTACGATACTACAGGACAAAAGTATGGATAGATTGCACAAATTTATTGACTGGGGATTTGAATCTGATGACGAAACAATtaaatatcattttattatagaagatattaaaaatgccAAAGTAAGTACATACgatgatttaaaaattgacaTGTCTGATTTAATTACTGAAGAACTAAGAGTTGATTGCTTTAAGCTGATGATGTGGCATTTTGCCCTAGTATTATTTAGTCTCAACTTGAGTGATAAAGATGTTGCTAAAAAATGTAAGATGCTGGCATATTTCCAGGTTTTAGCGAAAAATTGTGGGGCAGAAAGTGCAAAACATTCTGTTGGgctattattaaataaatggtACAATGGGAAAGTGTCAAACAGTGGTGTCCTACCCTTTTCTTAATACAAATTGAAGAAAAGTATGTGTATGTATAGATATCGATCCTAAATATCCTTCAATTCTCACAATGAAGTTgcatatatttaataatattttcttgcGGAGTTATTAATCGTAATATTCTCCGACCCGAGTCTTATCTTTTTCCATTGATTTGAACCTTTCATCCTCTTCATTCCACTCCTTGATCAATTGTTCTTCGTCTTGAGTTAGCCCCGTAATATCTCTGGTAGGAATAATATCGGCATCCATTCTCACACTTGGAGCGTCTTGTAAATAtctaatattttccaaGCATCGTATTCTAATATcttccaaatatttttttggattctTATTTTCATATAAATCATCCAATACTGGATTCAATGAGTAATCAGGCCCAAAATTCTCTCTGAAGGGAATTCCATGTGGCAattcattatttaataGAACATCATTCATTATGCCAGTTTCATAAGTCCATAACCTCGACACATTTTTAGGAGTATAGccaccaccaccaacaACTAGCATGGGCAATCCAAAGGATTTGACAAACCGGGCGCATTCTCCATGTGCtttgatattaatattaaatgcACCTAACCTATCATGGCCCAAGGAATCTGCACCACATtgcaaaataatacaagTTGGCCTATAAGAGGTAATTAGAGGCTCAATGAtgcttttaaataaattaatgtACGAGTCGTCGTCAATTCCATCTTGCAATGGAACATTCAAAGCGTAATGCTTCCCTCTATCAATTCCATCCTCGTCAACATCACCAGTACCGGGGAAAAACagttctttattatatttatgaaAGGATACGGTGAAAACACGATCTGTGGTATAAAAGGCTTCTTGGACCCCATCCCCGTGATGTAGATCGATATCGATGTAAAGTAATCGTGGATGGAATCTAAGTAAGTTTAAAGCAGCCAAAACAATATCGTTTACATAGCAAAACCCTGAGGGCTGTGATTTTTTAGCATGATGTAGACCACCAGACCAATTAATCGCAATATCAGATTGACCATTAATTAGTTTTCTACTTGCATCCAAGGATGCGCCCGCATAATAGGCAGAGTAATCATATAGGCCCTGGAAAATGGGACAATCATCaccaatattaaaagtatCTAGTGTTCCCCGAGgaaatttatttgtattttcaGGAGTGACTTTCTCTAAAAAATCTATATAATCTTTAGAATGAAAATCAGTTAGTTCCTCTTTAGTGGCTTTTCTTGTTTCATATAAATCCATGATTTTGTGCAAACCGTAGCTACTAACTAAATGATCTGTTAACATTAATCTAAATGGTTTCATTGGGTGTTTTACACCATAGTGGTAACGAGAAACATTTCCGTTAAAATGATATGATACTCTTGGTTTATTAATTGGATGGCTATTATTAAGTTGAAACAATGGATATgattcttttgttttttgatcATATTGGAAGGTTTGTGTGGGGGAGGATGTAGTTAAAGTGCTCATAACAGCTGAAATTACATGGATAGTTTGTGCCGTTTATGCTTGCAAAGTGtagaaattaatgaaatttAACAAATAGACCATTTATAaagacaagaaaaaaaaaaaaaaaaaaatttaaattaaattaaattaaattaaattaaaagtcCAGTATTTCAACGGATAACTTAAACGTCggaaaacaatttttttttttttttttttttttttgcttcttttataattatttttcgGCGGTtattatatacattttataGAGAAATATATCTTTGAAATATATCTTTGAAATATATCttagaaataataaccctataaacataaaaaaaagtttgggTATTAGAACTACAACACTAATCAACTAAACGCCAACACCAGCATGATGTTACCGAACTTGGTTAGTTATTTAATAGAAAATGAGaccatattattatcagatCCAATTAATGGAGAACTACGCGATATTTACATcttatataaagagatctgcaatagtaataatatgatATGTAGTTATGCAGATTTTGTATCTATGATTGATGAAATACAAAATTTAGCCAAGGAATCATTATATCTATCCAAAACCTGGGAAAGTCAGGTATCATGTACCAATAAGGAcgataattataataacaattgtAACACCGAGCAAAACGgatacaataaaataagtgGCATAGATCTaatcaatttaaaaatattatacaaTAAACTAACACGTGGTAATTACTATGAATATGAAAAGGGAAAACAgtctaaaaataataaaattacgGCTGACACAAACCCAACGTCACTACTGGATACTTTGGAGAAACTTGTTAGTGATGATAGTGAGTTATATACCACCAGTCCAAATGCACAAATGTATTGTAAGATGTATGAATTATTGTACAATAACAAACCGTTTTCATATAAATTAGCAAAAGAGCGTATACTACATACTGAGACACCGCAAGCTTATAATCCTATTTGTAGTGATAGGGAACATATAACAAGATTAACCTCCAtggtaacaataatagatAACCAGGTTTATGATGTAAATTGGGGTGGTAGCAGCGATTCTATGCTGTATGAGTTGCGTAAATGTTGTTCTACACATATCCATTACATACCTAATTACAAACCGCAGACAGATGTGAATATAGGTGATTGTTCATATTTAGATACATGTCATAAGTTGAATAGCTGTAGATATGTTCATTATATACAATTGTATCCTAAAGATATGCATGGTATTTCCGGTGATGTTAATGTAGCGTCTTCGCCTCTCTTGTTGTATACGCACGGACAGAACTGCTATGGTTCTGATAATGgcgataataataataataataataataataataatagtggcATTAAACCTTTACTACCCAAACAATGGATTAAATGTGACATAAGGAAGTTTGATTTCAACATCTTGGGCAAATTCAGTGTGGTTATAGCAGATCCAGCATGGAATATACATATGAATTTGCCGTACGGAACATGTAATGACAACGAGTTATTGAATTTGCCATTAGATACCTTACAAGACGAGGGCGTTATATTTCTATGGGTTACAGGGAGGGCCATTGAGTTGGGCAAAGAAATTTTAGGTAAATGGGGGTATAAAGTGATGAACGAAATCAGTTGgattaaaattaatcagCTAGAAAGGACTATTGTTACAGGAAGAACTGGACATTGGTTAAATCATTCCAAGGAGCATTTATTGGTTGGTTTAAAGGGAAATCCTATGTGGCTTAATAGACAAAACGATTTGGATATAATAGTTTCGCATACGAGAGAAACATCTCGGAAGCCTGATGAACTATATGGTATGGTTGAAAGATTGGTAGGATTACACGCTAgaaaattggaaatatttGGTAGGGATCATAATACCAGACCCGGTTGGTTTACTATCGGTAACCAATTAAATGGGACTTGTATTTTTGAAATGGATGTTAAATTGAAATATGAGAAATGGCAAAGGGAGAGCACAACCACTGttggtaatagtaatagcaCTCGTAGTTTTTGTAGATAATCACAGCTTATACGAACCAATAATATcacaagaaaaagaagggcgaaaaaaaaaaaaaagtatttttggAGACTTACGTACCACAGACGTGCACgtagaagaagaatttgACAAATATGTATCAAATCCGTATAAAATGATGGAGTCTGGTTTATTACGTGGAAACATTGCGTAGAAACATCGCGTAGAAACATCGCGTAGAAACATCGCGCACAAATATTGTGTAGAAACTGCGTAGAAACgaacaaaaagaataaaatcaactcattttttttcatttttaatttttttatttttttttttatttttatcgcCTGGAAGTACTACTACTACAACTGCCATTCCTTTGTCTTGACtgattttttgttgatttctttttttttttttttttttttttttactaatcTTGcgttatttataaaatatttatacttatatattcatatatttatatccTTTCATCTTTCTTGACAGAcaaataacaaacaaataaataaacatatgTACATTAAAATGTTTAGACAAGCTGTTAGAAGTATTTCCACCAAAGTTTACCCAGTAGACAAAGCTGCTGGTGAAGCTTTTAGACACCATTTAGAGGCCACAACTGCCCACGCCAAAGAAACCACTGCTTTATGGAGAAAGATCACCTTTTTCGTTGCATTTCCAGCTATTGCATTGGCAGCCGTTAACacttattttattgaagCTGAACATGCTGAACACAGAGAACATCTAAAACATGTCAAAGATGAAGACTGGCCAAAAGATTACGAATTCCAAAATATCAGATCCAAACCATTTTTTTGGGGTGATGGTGacaaaactttattttggAACCCAGTTATTAACAGACACATTGTTCGTGATGAATAGAGAtgattaatatatttttaaaaaaatttgttattgtGTGGgcttaatattttattctaaTTTATTCCATctagtatatatatatatatatgtatgtatataactatttattttacattattcgatttaaataaaaaaccaTTAGAGTGATTTTAATAAGATTCTATGACTTGTTGGTTTATTATAATTGtccttttcaaaaaaaaaaaattacatattttatttaggTATTTTAATTGGGTTTTAAGATACTAtcttatttaaattttatactACATATACAAAGAagtaattataattatgcTGATTAATATCTTactataaataaaataaaaggataataataaggcAAAGTATTAGTAAagtaattatataattatatatatgtttttttaataaaaataaaaaaataaaaaaataaaaaaataaaaaaaactatatccaaacaaaataaaacagaaaTATAAAGATACAATAAACCGAGTCAATAATCTTAATGGTGGTGGTAACGTCaaaagtataataataatattggaaacaacatcaaattttcttaatgataattatattcATCTTCCAATGTATAAATATCATCCTTCCTTTAATCTCTCTTCCTCCCCCTAGGTTTTATAAATGTTCTAATAAATCAACACCTtcactttattattatataatagtTCCCTTTCTTGACTAATTTataagagaaaaaagaggagGGGGGGGAACTCCTTGTTTAGCAGCAGTATAGATATtataatgatgaaaatataaacaagtTGTTTGTAGCAGCAATAGCCACGCTATTTTCACTTGGATGCCATGAAAAATGCAATATACTCTTTTTGAAATCAATGTCATCCTGTAAGAACCCgctgttgttattattattattgttactattagtaTCCCAAAACCCATTGCTCATATTGTCGCCTGTACCAATTTTATCGTTTTCGTTGGAAGTCTTGAATGCATTTTTATCGGCCTGTAGTCTTATAACTTGGTTACTACTTTTCTTTGCGTTGGCAGCAATAGTTGCAGCATTTGTGCCGTTAGATAaagatgacgatgatgatgatgatgatgatgatgatgatgaaccAGTAGTGTTACTGTTGCTGGTAATACCACTAGTAGTAGATTCTCCTGTTGTTGCCGCATTtggataaataaagaaattattgttatagCTACCAGTCATTACACTTGAGGAGTCACCGCCAAAACAAACttcaaatttatcaaaaatagcATCGTTTTCATATGTGTCGCTCAAGCGTTCTTTCAATTGGTCATGAATGTTAATGGTCTTAACTGGCTTGTTGTCCATATTGACGTCCCAAATTTTGACAGTTAGGTAATCTCTAGAGGCAATATATCTTCCGTTAGGACTAAACTTAACATCACTTATAGAGGAAGTAATCTCtgtgaaaaaattatgacTTATAGGGTCAGTGTACTCTTCAAAAGTCCTTGATTGGTAGTCACATAATGAGTTGGTTCTCATGTCGCATAATTTTATAGTACCTTTACTACTGGCATACATAAATAAGTTGCAATGAAACGGATGGAATTCAGCGCTAGTGATGACCTCAGTTAGCTCTTCCATATTGGCGGGTTTAATATCtacaatattaaaagactGATCTGGTATATCAAAATTCCATAAATTGATTCTCAAATCATCTGCACTAATAAAAGTTTCGCCGTCGCTGTTAGGAGAAATAGAATTAATATGGTATGTGTGAGCATTGGCATAGATTCTCTTTGGGGATGCAGCAATAATTTTATCGTGTTGAGTTAATCTGGgtaattttaaactttGGTACGACAGAGTAGTAGTACTATTCCCACTAGGAGTAATGCTATTGTTACTAGAACCAAACCCGCTAAAAAACCCATTTCTGCTATTACTTGAtatattgttgtttgtaGTGGTAGTGGTGGTGGTTGCTATACTTAGGTTATTTTCGGCCACGAGTTTGATGGTTTTTTCATAGATTTTCCATAGTTTAATGGTTTTGTCGTTAgtagataataaaaaatgtgCTTTATTGGTTGGTTTGCACCATTTGATTTGattgattttttcttcaatttctAAAGACTTTAAGTAATCAAATTCGGCATCATGACTTTGAAACTCAGTCATGAATTTGTATTCACAATGcttggtattattatttctctCAAACAACACTACTCGCCCGCCACGATCACCTGTGGCTAAATAATCACCTGTACTAGCAAATTCAACGGCCGTAATTATATCGGCTTCAGTCACCACTATATCAGCTTTGTCGCCAAAACATTGGCTAAacttaaaatcaaaattatcCAATGACATTTTATCGTAATAGGTTCCTTTTGGGtctgtttgtttttcttttattctatttattattgtgtgtgtgtgtttttttttttttttttctctctttctctGATTTAGTAAAGATTAGGTTGTTAAATAATGGTTCagtaatttttaaaagaagaaaaagaaaaaaagaaaaagaaaaaaaaaaagatagaaAAGGAAGTGATAGAGAGGGTTGTTCTTGCTtgtaatataataataatctacTAGCCTCTTGCACTTATTCttgttttgaataaaatagatGCTAATTAATAAGAGAGAAaaggaattaaaaaaaaaaaagagttaGTAAAGATTAACTCAAAATGGAAAAGAATATTAAGGGGAACTACAGGATTGGTAAATTGCAATTGGGTTAAAATTAGCAAGGAGATCAAAAAtgaaaggggaaaaaaagaaggaaaaaagaagctTGCTTTAAGGATATTAGAAATGTTCACTTCCTTTATTTAAAGAGtggtaaaagaaaaaaagaaaaaaagaaaaagaaaaagaaagaaaattttttctattttattttgttgggCTTTAAtcggaaaaaaaaaaaaaaagggaaggGGAGTCTCAAAGGGAGCAGTCACATAATGCAACCGATGGCGTTACTTCCTTCACACACGCAGCAACAACCACTGAAAATAGCGTACAACTGCGGCTGTGTCTTTATATAAGCAactaattaaattattattaaagaaaaaagatttgcCAATTTTATCCCagctatttattttttttcccctttgcTTACCCGCACATATCCAACCATATTACTACGGTTAACTTTGGTATGGTTTTGTTCAcccctaaaaaaaatggaatatTTACCTATCTATTATTGCTCTGTGCTCAGAAACTATCGGAGAAGAAAAAGGGTGGTAAAATGGTGGCAGCCAATATTCGCTATCCCTGACAAGCAGTTGGCCACAGAagatcaaaaataaaccacTGATAAAACTTACCCAAAATGGCtcccttaaaaaaaaaaaaaatatattcccattttcaaaaattaaacgtCTCTCTACGCGTCTGTCCAACTTAACTGTAATCTTTCAAAGGATCACACTGCAAATTACGTCAGTAACttttctgtttttgtttctgtttctgtttttattttttctagcATCCGCTTTGTGCCGTTAAATTATACGCACGTGACCAATCACGGCATTTCATCCCTCTCAATCCAAAACATAAAcactaaaaagaaaataaactataaattaaaaacgaCATACGATAACTAAAATCATACATACATAATAAaggtaaaaaataatactttaattatttaaacttCAATTTATAAAGCTTTCTTGGCGGCATCAGCTGGAGAAACTCTGTTACCACCTCTTTGGAATCTTTGTCTAGATGGAGGAGTTCTAATCTTTCTGTCAGTTCTAGATCTAACTCTAACAATTCTAGCATGAATAGCACAAGAAACACAGTAGTGTGCCTTGTTGTACAACTTTGGCAAAGCATATTCAGCATAGACAGAAGCTTCGGATAAATCTCTAACAGCGGCAGCTTCAACAATGTTTCTAACACTCATTCTCTTGATAGCCTTATCTTTTGGAACAGACTTGGAACAGTTGTTACATCTAACTGGTTTGACATGACCTCTACCCTTCTTGTTTCTACCGTTGGAAGCTCTCTTTTTTGGCATCtctgttttaataataaaatataaaaatgttagtaaaaaattttcattttttataatcttgttgagaaaacaataaatatatatatatatatctgtAATACAGTAGCTTTATGGTAATAGGAAAGATAGACTCAGAACAATTCACTTGTacgataataaaataatggaGGGAAAACCACTGGAAAAGATTAGCTGATATTTCACAAAACATAATTTCatccaaattttaaatttttaaaattttaaaagcaAATTACACTATAATGTTAATtacaacttttaaaaaaaaaaaaaatatcataaaATTTTCATCCTTTGTCGATTCAACTTTTTGGCAGTTGTATAAATAAACCACCTTTGATCGAAATAtcttaaaaatattcacTTTCCTCTCATAAATTATAGCACAATATTGTATTAATAGTCACGAAATAATGGACACTGTACACTTAAGTCAATTTGGATCCTCCTTTTACCCCTATACATCACTTAAAGCGTACAATCTCAATAAACTGAATATAAATAGCTCTCTAATAAGtgtttaacaatttttttttaataagttGAAAGAACTTTACTAAATCTTTACCACGGGTTCATTTGTACTTATCTTTTCCAACATCCTACTACCACAACCACAATCAATCCAAACTGATAAATGCAGTAACATTATAGCTAGTTACATtacattatatatatatatatatatatatatattctttcaCATTTCCCActcatatttataattatgtGATCACCTTTATAACATACTTGATTCTTATACTATTCTTagagttttattttttttttttttttaaagtaatTATCGACAAAGTAAAGAAtttaagaaagaaaaagaaaaaattttagaaaaaattgtCATGTACAAGTTACATTCTAAATGAGTgtattcaaaatataaaattggaTGTtgtgaacaaaaaaaaaaaagataaaggaaggagaagaaaagaaaaagaaaaaaaacaattactATCAAATTATTCTAATTAAATTATCATGGCATGGGaaattgatgaaaataaatattaataaaataatgttCCGTATCTATTATACATGTCTAAAAGCATTGGCAGAAGAAAGGCATgataatttgttaaaaaattatacagAAAAAGGcttagaaaaagaaaaatatcttCCTAGgaagaaaacaaattactaaagaaaaaaatacatgaatggaaaaaattaaaagacagcccataaaaaatttacacAAATATAATGTACTATATGGTGTAATGAAACTTAAcattattgaaatttttttcaatataaaaaacaaaaaaaaataaaactaaaaacatttttgtaCACGGATGTACAGATGTTTGTATATGTCACAActacaaattaaaaatttgtttagATCAACATACTAACCCTAAAAAATGCACAAGATGTTCGACAATATTAAacttgttaaaaaaaaaaaaaaaaaaaaaaaaaagatcagATACAATCAGGATATTATGCAAGACTTATTAAAAAGCATTTTAAATCACCAGCAAGGCTTATATATCAGGCGAATGgcattaattttaataccTCGTCCATTAGAAATAACTGAAAAGTAAATACTATCAAATCTGAATAAACTCgcataattaaaaaactgTTTCCATATTTGCTATTTCATCCGGTATTGAATGACAGattgatgaaaaaatatgtatattcTCAATTTGACCCACTTTTACAATTAAGATACAAAATATTGCTCATTACTCgattttctttcctttttttttaaaaaaaaaatttggtttTTCTTGTTGTCAAAAAGATTTTCAATTGCAAGATAGTTTAAAAGTATTATAGTTAAAAATACGGATGCTGTcctctaattttttttataaactaTATTATGTCAATACCACGCGCTCtttcaaaaagaaaggtAATGGAACAGATCCAGCTGTTGCTAAACcactaaaattaaaaacatttgtcGATTCAGCAATACCTTTTCGCTAAAATTTTTAGACAAGATTTCATTTCATgttcaacaacaataatatttactaATCTAATTTTCAGTTATTTTATGAAAATTAACTTTGAtgataaaacaatttttgaattcagataaaacaaatagcTCCTTGCCTATCCCGACTTATGTAAGAATATACACATATAAtgattatattaaataggaaaaaaaaaataaaataaaattattaggaATAATAGTAAAACTCATTTTTATTGCTTCCTTCTGCTTCTTGTTTTCCTTACATATGTACGACGTAACAAAtatagaataaaaattaaataaataacatctGCAAACACAAACTTTGTATTATGAAAAATagaggaaaataaaattaaaaatgaaaaaaaaaaaagaggaaagaAAAGGTAGAACAAgtcaaaaacaataaatcaaTTGGCCAGTTAATTAATGCCTtcataaaaatactaaaaaaaaaaagtttagcTGTTTAATGGTGGCCATTCTTTTTAGAACCTAATGGATTGATAGCATAAACAGAACCACATTCCCAACATCTAGCAACCTTGTCGACGGTTGGCTTCAACCACATAACGGTGTGAGAATCGGCTGGAGAACCGGTACAGCCAACGTAACGATAATCATCGTACGaatcaacaacaattgGGTTCTCTAAAGTACCTATTCTGCTTGAATCTAATGGCTTAGtatcaaaaatttcaaCACCTTCCAATTTACCCAATAATTCCAATCTTTCCAAACCTGTGGCTTGCTCAAAGTCAGTTGGAACAGTACCTTCCTTGGCACCTGGACCAATCAAACTTTCTGGGCCATCAACATCAGCTAAAGAGGAAGAAGGCTTGAATACTGGTTTGtgttgaaataaaaatctgGAAGTAGTAAAAGCTCTGGTAGCTGGAGTGGctaatttaaaagtttgaCGTAGAGAAAACATTATGTATCGACACTAATGATGCTGAAATGTATGatgttattataatatagaATGCTTAATGCTTAGTCTTGTAGTAAAAATACTGGATTGAAATTATAGAAGTGCAAGTGATTTGCTAATAGAAAggagagaaaaaagtttcttAAATCAAGAAGAAAgtggaaaagaaaaaaaaaaaaaaaaaaagcgcAGACATCTTAACTAATGGACTCAAAATTTAGGCAATAGCTTTGTCAAGTAATAATTAGGAAAGAGTCCTTAATATTCGAAAAATAGCAAGTTGgttgaaattaaaagcCTAATATACGATAAATCCTAATCCTTAAAgaaatctaaaaaaaaaaaaaaaaaaaaattaatttattttctctctttCGCTCTATTcacttttgttttttagcAAAGAAAATACTGCACCACACAGCGCACTTATCACTTTCTACTAACAAGAAAACATACTgccaaattaaaaaaaaaaaaaaaaaaaaggacgATTTTAGCTGTTACTTGTAAGTGGTGTTATTTTCtcaattcaaaattttattggtCCATCATCACGTGAACAGTAAGATCTAACACAACACCAATTATCGATAATATGCAGACTtacatataaaattttg
This Saccharomycodes ludwigii strain NBRC 1722 chromosome II, whole genome shotgun sequence DNA region includes the following protein-coding sequences:
- a CDS encoding Zn(II)2Cys6 transcription factor (similar to Saccharomyces cerevisiae YDR034C | LYS14 | LYSine requiring), with amino-acid sequence MEPFDTDSTYPVVRADVDEEEANNNNNNNNNNSCLKRKHSKFGCVECKRRKIKCDETKPYCWQCSHLNKNCVYLTLEQQNFLKKKKKIEKKQRQKLKAEANDKLDFICNINKEEEEEEEEEEEKEGKEEKKYQTLEPPYNDAINIETSNENDIKQSLLDSIIWDANQLTADLIQELLLSDIAIPQLDLTQTLQDNSISDNCAPSTRWDDIRAKLVFFNSDLELYYLEVFYHKISCWILPLVNSPDNNISNKLLFNEIIENAKRPSLRSSYSSSSYLRYAMIAMAAKYLFNITSLENHKIIKEKYLKMCVLTLSAEFDSTSNTDNLISEKIRSLILCILLLAMDSSSNRIDWQVHLRGAKDIFFKYLKINSQTAGIQTLETLALSKSWFAAIEIVALLTTNYQGSNDSNAELDEMLNVGSFSPNAEILYKMNLLTDNGYNVFLGVSTEYIEFSKNVIKFRGSKDQKDPYSDHFLLICSMVQSCRDFNLIPNNFGKLIEQDYIKSFNECKNLDSIYLQSIIRVKGEYYSFYDVVQQIHVEALFKTYLDTLNLKDTILQDKSMDRLHKFIDWGFESDDETIKYHFIIEDIKNAKVSTYDDLKIDMSDLITEELRVDCFKLMMWHFALVLFSLNLSDKDVAKKCKMLAYFQVLAKNCGAESAKHSVGLLLNKWYNGKVSNSGVLPFS
- the HOS2 gene encoding histone deacetylase HOS2 (similar to Saccharomyces cerevisiae YGL194C | HOS2 | Hda One Similar) — its product is MSTLTTSSPTQTFQYDQKTKESYPLFQLNNSHPINKPRVSYHFNGNVSRYHYGVKHPMKPFRLMLTDHLVSSYGLHKIMDLYETRKATKEELTDFHSKDYIDFLEKVTPENTNKFPRGTLDTFNIGDDCPIFQGLYDYSAYYAGASLDASRKLINGQSDIAINWSGGLHHAKKSQPSGFCYVNDIVLAALNLLRFHPRLLYIDIDLHHGDGVQEAFYTTDRVFTVSFHKYNKELFFPGTGDVDEDGIDRGKHYALNVPLQDGIDDDSYINLFKSIIEPLITSYRPTCIILQCGADSLGHDRLGAFNINIKAHGECARFVKSFGLPMLVVGGGGYTPKNVSRLWTYETGIMNDVLLNNELPHGIPFRENFGPDYSLNPVLDDLYENKNPKKYLEDIRIRCLENIRYLQDAPSVRMDADIIPTRDITGLTQDEEQLIKEWNEEDERFKSMEKDKTRVGEYYD
- the IME4 gene encoding mRNA (N6-adenosine)-methyltransferase (similar to Saccharomyces cerevisiae YGL192W | IME4 | Inducer of MEiosis), which produces MMLPNLVSYLIENETILLSDPINGELRDIYILYKEICNSNNMICSYADFVSMIDEIQNLAKESLYLSKTWESQVSCTNKDDNYNNNCNTEQNGYNKISGIDLINLKILYNKLTRGNYYEYEKGKQSKNNKITADTNPTSLLDTLEKLVSDDSELYTTSPNAQMYCKMYELLYNNKPFSYKLAKERILHTETPQAYNPICSDREHITRLTSMVTIIDNQVYDVNWGGSSDSMLYELRKCCSTHIHYIPNYKPQTDVNIGDCSYLDTCHKLNSCRYVHYIQLYPKDMHGISGDVNVASSPLLLYTHGQNCYGSDNGDNNNNNNNNNNSGIKPLLPKQWIKCDIRKFDFNILGKFSVVIADPAWNIHMNLPYGTCNDNELLNLPLDTLQDEGVIFLWVTGRAIELGKEILGKWGYKVMNEISWIKINQLERTIVTGRTGHWLNHSKEHLLVGLKGNPMWLNRQNDLDIIVSHTRETSRKPDELYGMVERLVGLHARKLEIFGRDHNTRPGWFTIGNQLNGTCIFEMDVKLKYEKWQRESTTTVGNSNSTRSFCR
- the COX13 gene encoding cytochrome c oxidase subunit VIa (similar to Saccharomyces cerevisiae YGL191W | COX13 | Cytochrome c OXidase), which codes for MFRQAVRSISTKVYPVDKAAGEAFRHHLEATTAHAKETTALWRKITFFVAFPAIALAAVNTYFIEAEHAEHREHLKHVKDEDWPKDYEFQNIRSKPFFWGDGDKTLFWNPVINRHIVRDE